The Anaerotignum faecicola DNA segment CGCAAGTATTACTACCTCAAGCTGAAAGAGAACTTTTTTGACAGCGACTCCATTGTGCTGCTGGAAGATATGAAAGACGGGATTTTATACTCCAATATCCTCTTGAAGCTGTTCTTAAAATCGCTGAAAAACGGCGGGAAATTGCAGCTTGACGAGCATATCCCCTACACAGCGCAGATGATAGAGACACTGACCCGCCACCAGATAGGGACGGTTGAGAGGGCTTTAGAGATTTTCCGGCAGTTGGGGCTTGTGGAGCAGCTTGACAGCGGGGCTTTCTATATGACCGACA contains these protein-coding regions:
- a CDS encoding phage replisome organizer N-terminal domain-containing protein, with translation RKYYYLKLKENFFDSDSIVLLEDMKDGILYSNILLKLFLKSLKNGGKLQLDEHIPYTAQMIETLTRHQIGTVERALEIFRQLGLVEQLDSGAFYMTDIELMIGQSSTEAERKRAARLENKALFPPRTKGGHLSDIRPPEIE